Proteins from one Rubripirellula tenax genomic window:
- a CDS encoding protein kinase domain-containing protein, with protein MEMQTTNSTKICEGYEPIPGYVLEEAIGRGGFGEVWRSSAPGGLKKAIKFVFGSQDQSRASRELRSLERVKSVHHPFLLTLERFEIVDDQLVIITELADGSLEDVYKVHRDRGSCGIPRDLLLSHLHDTADGLDYLHQSYQLQHLDIKPGNLLMIGGHVKVADFGLLKDLRDIDCSVVGGLTPIYAPPEVFDGRPSLHSDQYSLAVMFQELLTGTRPFSGRTIAQLATQHVHSAPNLETLPPSDRPVVARALEKNPNRRFPSCKEFVDALRNQSMRSQSKVTTVAPTDSTLEEANGDVEDLPQLNGESAKPAGIAVSHAMVIGLGGSGAECVRELRRRIADLHVASPLHLNSVVIDTDMATIHALRLGEVSDRVPKCHTIHTPLKSAHEYRTNGTDRLRSISRRWIYNVPRNGTTEGMRPLGRLALVDHGETVKKRLIAAIETMIEEADGAPARVYVVGSLAGGTGSGMYIDVVHLLRHLLDQAGLEETRILSLLSSVGFQIDHCNPLALHDAQAALHEIEFFMQVGNGYPGDEGAGFPSVPAARTPLRDLYVIAGTQADRWTVNPIETITEYLWADSTGCGDLLSAARKFEKTDATTIRRPSIRSVGVVPLGDRHRLETRVLSPAVVRELLVRWLGIPSKARREAPALADRLERRLSVSIEHAIEAVQDHLDMRSLPEPTIEAIETFVRDHANDFDWLSAGWLNNAFREVSVCLNDRRADVSTVYETLKIFYERCVEWSRSTLQSTPRPVGSSSDLIDQDLFRDAIVKGLASKQLDHFAIHLKFLEERIERFAAILAVGIVETKNEMGDLNPWESMPELLRAKFGSIVSQLHRSAVGECLVRPLNDLGANVDCRSIIAQLTQQAVPIVIDAVERHSDEVARTNAKGIEVAEAVAESSTTNISQTNAQASLNRTANTHEFTMAREARKSAGPMSVDDGIALVKPALLSIGGLQRLILVVGSEGERSQLETEVRAIHPGALTVAVVPNAEPKLIHEAQKIELKNILSRLTVLNGSNEQVTTRLASRVDVAF; from the coding sequence ATGGAAATGCAAACAACAAATTCGACGAAGATCTGCGAAGGCTACGAACCGATCCCCGGTTACGTGCTCGAGGAAGCTATCGGACGAGGCGGCTTTGGCGAAGTATGGCGTTCCAGCGCGCCCGGTGGGCTAAAAAAGGCGATCAAATTCGTCTTCGGCAGCCAAGATCAATCTCGCGCCTCGCGTGAATTGCGTTCCCTTGAGCGTGTCAAATCGGTACACCATCCGTTCTTGCTGACATTGGAACGGTTCGAAATTGTGGATGACCAATTGGTCATCATCACCGAATTGGCCGATGGATCTCTCGAAGACGTTTACAAAGTACATCGCGACCGTGGATCGTGCGGTATTCCCCGCGATCTGCTGTTGAGCCATCTGCATGATACTGCCGACGGTTTGGATTATTTGCACCAGTCGTACCAACTGCAGCACCTGGACATCAAACCGGGCAACCTGTTGATGATCGGCGGTCACGTCAAGGTCGCCGACTTCGGACTGCTGAAAGACTTGCGTGACATCGACTGCAGTGTGGTTGGCGGATTGACGCCGATCTATGCGCCGCCGGAGGTCTTTGATGGGCGTCCGAGTCTGCACAGCGACCAGTACTCGTTGGCGGTCATGTTTCAAGAATTGTTGACGGGTACGCGTCCATTTAGCGGACGGACCATCGCTCAATTGGCGACACAGCACGTTCATAGCGCACCAAACTTGGAAACGCTACCGCCGAGTGATCGACCCGTCGTCGCCCGAGCACTTGAGAAAAATCCGAACCGTCGATTCCCAAGCTGCAAGGAATTTGTCGACGCGTTGCGTAACCAATCGATGCGGTCGCAGTCGAAGGTTACCACGGTCGCACCCACCGATTCGACACTCGAAGAAGCAAACGGCGATGTCGAAGATCTGCCGCAATTGAATGGCGAATCCGCGAAGCCCGCGGGTATCGCTGTCAGCCATGCCATGGTGATCGGTCTGGGCGGCAGCGGCGCGGAATGCGTTCGCGAGCTGCGTCGCCGGATTGCCGATCTGCACGTCGCAAGCCCATTGCATCTCAACAGCGTCGTCATCGATACCGACATGGCAACAATCCATGCGTTGCGTTTGGGCGAAGTTTCCGATCGTGTTCCAAAGTGCCATACCATTCACACGCCGCTGAAGTCGGCACACGAGTACCGAACCAATGGTACCGACCGCCTTCGATCCATTTCACGACGCTGGATTTACAACGTCCCTCGCAACGGAACGACCGAAGGAATGCGACCGCTTGGACGATTGGCATTGGTCGACCACGGTGAGACCGTTAAAAAGCGACTGATCGCCGCGATCGAAACGATGATCGAAGAAGCGGACGGTGCGCCTGCACGTGTCTACGTTGTCGGGTCACTTGCCGGCGGCACCGGCAGCGGTATGTACATCGATGTCGTCCACCTGTTGCGCCATCTTCTGGATCAAGCCGGGCTGGAAGAGACTCGCATTTTGTCGTTGCTGTCGTCGGTCGGTTTTCAGATCGACCACTGCAATCCGCTGGCATTGCATGACGCACAAGCAGCATTGCACGAGATCGAGTTTTTCATGCAGGTCGGCAACGGCTATCCGGGCGACGAAGGCGCAGGCTTTCCAAGCGTGCCCGCTGCAAGAACACCGCTTCGCGATCTCTACGTGATCGCTGGAACGCAAGCCGACCGATGGACCGTGAATCCGATCGAAACGATAACGGAGTACTTATGGGCAGATTCGACCGGATGCGGCGACTTGCTCTCGGCAGCCCGCAAGTTTGAAAAGACGGATGCAACAACAATCCGTCGACCATCCATTCGCTCGGTTGGCGTCGTCCCGCTCGGTGACCGGCACAGGCTGGAAACACGAGTCCTATCGCCGGCCGTCGTTCGCGAATTACTTGTACGGTGGTTGGGCATTCCGTCGAAGGCTCGCCGTGAAGCACCCGCACTTGCGGACCGGTTGGAACGACGTTTGTCGGTTTCGATCGAACATGCCATCGAAGCCGTTCAAGATCACTTGGATATGCGAAGCCTGCCCGAGCCAACGATTGAGGCGATCGAAACTTTCGTACGAGACCACGCCAACGACTTCGACTGGCTTTCCGCCGGCTGGCTCAACAACGCCTTCCGCGAAGTCTCTGTTTGCTTGAACGATCGACGAGCCGACGTTTCGACCGTTTACGAAACATTGAAAATTTTCTACGAACGTTGCGTTGAGTGGTCTCGCTCGACATTGCAATCGACGCCGCGCCCGGTGGGTTCGTCGTCAGATTTAATCGATCAGGACCTCTTCCGCGATGCAATCGTCAAGGGCTTGGCGTCCAAGCAGCTCGACCATTTCGCGATCCACTTGAAATTTTTAGAGGAACGGATCGAACGGTTCGCGGCAATATTGGCCGTCGGCATTGTCGAAACCAAGAACGAAATGGGCGACCTGAATCCTTGGGAATCGATGCCCGAGTTGTTGCGTGCAAAATTCGGCTCTATCGTTAGCCAACTGCATCGCTCTGCGGTCGGCGAATGTCTGGTTCGCCCCCTAAATGATCTGGGAGCGAATGTCGATTGCCGATCCATCATTGCTCAATTGACCCAGCAAGCCGTGCCGATCGTGATCGACGCTGTCGAACGACACAGCGACGAAGTCGCGCGGACAAACGCAAAGGGAATCGAAGTTGCCGAAGCGGTTGCCGAGTCTTCGACGACAAATATATCGCAAACCAACGCCCAAGCTTCGCTAAATCGAACGGCCAATACGCACGAGTTCACGATGGCGCGAGAGGCCAGGAAGTCGGCCGGGCCGATGTCCGTTGATGACGGTATCGCACTGGTCAAGCCTGCGTTGTTATCCATCGGTGGCCTTCAGCGGCTGATTCTGGTCGTCGGCAGCGAAGGCGAACGCAGTCAGTTGGAAACCGAAGTGCGAGCGATTCACCCCGGTGCATTGACCGTCGCGGTGGTTCCCAACGCAGAACCGAAGTTGATTCATGAGGCTCAAAAGATCGAGCTCAAAAACATCTTGTCACGTTTGACCGTTTTGAACGGAAGCAACGAACAAGTGACGACACGGCTGGCAAGCCGCGTCGATGTCGCGTTCTAA
- a CDS encoding YihY/virulence factor BrkB family protein, producing the protein MTRFLEYIVDAVRSPHDQLTPRQHTVRRCWELTCHCWRQLQRHRAEGMAAELTYRTIFSLIPVVVLGLVMFRIVGGLEEVQGQVENQLYSFFGVPEVPGDYGRTNLAEQQADDIRSSLEPSLGAQITGENLSVKIDPVIDIDAAITLAEQEAKNKEQVREESVRQARASIRRTLSEVTAKVASVDFKSIGVFGLLLFIYAAVALADAVEHLFNRVYDAPSKRPIHIRLAIHWSIITLGSGLLAMSLYMSGQVIEWFGEIGAGSDFRIVMGHLLSVVASWVLLFLLYALMPNTHVSVRAAILGSLVSSLMWEFAKFGFQIYVAKAVPYSAIYGSIGLIPLFLFWIYITWLIVLFGLVLTHALQTMRGRSPRSSVWDSDALPSGDPDWMLPIMCEVNLAFAKGKPIDNQGLADRIGLSSRIVGEMTSQLVDAGFLRRVSADDRKAESLILARPSDKITVVEILEVAHRFRPTSDHPAWLSLADLKSAERNAAQGKMLSDLS; encoded by the coding sequence ATGACTCGATTCCTTGAATACATCGTCGATGCGGTTCGAAGCCCGCACGATCAATTGACGCCTCGCCAGCATACGGTGCGGCGATGTTGGGAATTGACGTGTCATTGCTGGCGTCAATTGCAGCGCCATCGTGCCGAGGGCATGGCGGCCGAACTGACTTACCGGACTATCTTTTCACTGATTCCCGTCGTCGTGTTGGGCTTGGTGATGTTTCGTATTGTCGGCGGACTCGAAGAGGTCCAAGGGCAAGTCGAGAACCAACTGTATTCTTTCTTTGGCGTACCCGAAGTTCCGGGGGACTACGGCCGAACGAACTTGGCCGAACAACAAGCAGACGACATACGATCATCGCTGGAACCGTCGCTTGGCGCTCAGATCACCGGCGAAAATTTAAGCGTCAAGATTGATCCGGTGATCGATATCGATGCGGCAATCACGCTGGCGGAACAGGAAGCAAAAAACAAAGAACAGGTGCGGGAAGAATCTGTTCGCCAAGCACGCGCGAGCATTCGCCGCACGTTGTCGGAAGTGACAGCGAAGGTTGCGTCGGTTGACTTCAAATCGATTGGAGTATTCGGCCTGCTATTGTTCATCTACGCAGCCGTTGCACTCGCGGACGCCGTCGAGCATTTGTTCAACCGCGTCTACGACGCTCCGTCGAAACGTCCAATTCACATTCGATTGGCGATTCATTGGTCCATCATCACGCTGGGCAGCGGTTTGTTGGCGATGAGTCTGTACATGTCGGGCCAAGTCATCGAGTGGTTTGGCGAAATCGGTGCAGGCTCTGACTTTCGAATTGTGATGGGACACCTGTTGTCGGTTGTTGCAAGCTGGGTGTTGTTATTCTTGCTGTACGCTTTGATGCCCAACACGCATGTTTCCGTTCGCGCTGCAATTTTGGGGTCCTTGGTCAGTTCGCTGATGTGGGAATTCGCGAAATTCGGATTTCAGATCTACGTCGCGAAAGCAGTTCCCTATTCGGCGATCTACGGATCGATCGGCTTGATTCCTCTGTTCCTCTTTTGGATCTATATCACTTGGTTGATCGTCTTGTTCGGGTTGGTGTTAACCCACGCGTTGCAGACGATGCGAGGTCGAAGCCCACGTTCGTCCGTCTGGGACAGCGATGCATTGCCATCGGGCGACCCCGATTGGATGCTGCCGATCATGTGCGAAGTCAATCTGGCATTCGCGAAAGGAAAACCGATCGACAACCAGGGATTGGCGGACCGAATCGGACTGAGCAGTCGGATCGTCGGCGAAATGACGTCGCAATTGGTCGACGCAGGCTTTTTAAGAAGAGTTTCGGCGGATGATCGCAAAGCCGAGTCGCTGATCCTGGCGCGCCCATCGGACAAGATCACCGTCGTCGAAATTCTGGAAGTGGCTCATCGTTTCCGCCCGACAAGCGATCACCCGGCGTGGCTATCACTCGCTGATTTGAAGTCGGCCGAGCGAAACGCTGCCCAAGGAAAAATGCTTTCGGATCTCAGTTAG
- the hpt gene encoding hypoxanthine phosphoribosyltransferase: MRILLDESQLNEGVERLAAEIDSHYGDRPLTVIAIMTGSLVLFADLIRRLSMPQRVGVVRASSYRGGMKSGELTVDAQMMIDVTNRDVLLVDDIFDTGKTLDRLSGMMHEFGAASVKSAVLLHKRTDHVVELRPDFRAFEIPDEFVVGYGLDYLDMFRNLPYLAVLEPAEIEKTAAEAKS, encoded by the coding sequence ATGCGAATCCTGTTGGACGAGTCGCAACTCAATGAAGGCGTCGAGCGGTTGGCGGCCGAGATCGATTCACACTACGGCGATCGGCCACTGACCGTTATCGCGATCATGACGGGGTCGTTGGTTTTGTTTGCCGACTTGATTCGCCGGTTGTCGATGCCGCAGCGCGTGGGCGTCGTTCGCGCGTCCAGCTACCGTGGCGGCATGAAGTCGGGCGAGTTGACGGTCGATGCTCAAATGATGATTGACGTCACCAATCGCGACGTGTTGTTGGTCGACGATATTTTTGACACTGGCAAAACGCTGGACCGGCTCAGCGGCATGATGCACGAGTTTGGCGCCGCGTCGGTCAAGTCGGCGGTTCTGTTGCACAAACGAACCGATCATGTGGTTGAACTGCGACCCGACTTCCGTGCTTTTGAGATCCCCGACGAGTTCGTCGTTGGATACGGTTTGGACTATCTGGATATGTTTCGCAACTTGCCGTACTTGGCGGTACTGGAACCTGCAGAGATCGAAAAGACAGCGGCGGAAGCCAAATCGTGA